CATAATCTGGTGGGAATTAAAGCTATAATTAATGCTTATATTGCAAATATGCTTCTTTATTTTGTGACAGGACCTGAATTAATTCTTGGCTGAACTGCATTTGAATTGTGTATTTACATCTTACTTCTTAGCCGTGATCATGGTCATTGATTTGCTTTATTTAACTGTTAATATGACAAATTTAAGTTGGAGTATATAGTTATTATACTCTTTTGGTAATAATATCAATAGTTATTTAACTTAATGAATAAATGAATACGTGCAGGTACCTGGTCCCTGCTGACCTGACAGTGGGACAGTTTGTGTATGTTATCCGCAAAAGGATTAAATTAAGTGCTGAAAAGGCCATCTTCATTTTGTGGACAATGTACTTCCTCCTACAGGAGCAATTATGTCTGCCGTATATGAAGAGAAGAAGGATGAAGATGGCTTTCTTTATGTAACATACAGTGGCGAGAACACATTTGGGGATCTCACTTCCCACATTCATTAGCCAGTTCCTTATATCTATGACTATGATTAATGATTTGTATGATGACTTCGTTACAATTCTCATATCAGGAACCTTGATTTATATCAATGATATATATGTACagtttttatatataaaaatgatatatttAAATTCTGAGAACCTAATTAAGCTTCAAAATCCTCTCATTCAGTCTTTCGACCTTTTCTTGATTGTTCTTCATGATTATCTTTGGATATTGTATGggattatatctttttaatgaGGGTAAATAGTAATTTCATTGTTTGTTACATGATTTGTGATGTTTGCATACAAGCAGAGGCATCAAACATGTACACCATCAGACATTAGCTGATGTGAACAAATCTTATATGCAATGTAAACAGAGCATTTTAATTTGAGTATGGTAAAAGCATGACATTAAACCCATACCAAATCATGCATCAGCGTTCTTGCTTGGAGCTAATACAATACAACCTAGAAGATTTAGATTCTATGCAAATTTGGGAACCAATGGGCACATGGGATAGCATGCCTCAGTGGCCTAGTCCCTTGGTGGTTTAGCCATGCTCCCTTGTCCCTTATAGGCTCTCCTTCGTCTCTATCCCCCACCCTTTTGTAGGCCCCTTGTGTTGCCAATTACGCAATTTGTGCTCAAATCTTTCAAAGTTTCTCTGATCTTCCGTTGCAAATAATTCTGATTGAAACTCGGAGTAGTAAACTAATTAGTTCTCTCTTATGACAGAGCTGGGACCATATATAAACGTATACCCAATGTTGGTCCATTTCATCTTAATATGGTGAAGAGTGGAGAGATACTTATTATCGATAAATGGATTAATTGCCTAAACTCTCAATTCCATTGCtagtattttattaaaaatatgttCAAAAATACGATGTAACCACAAAAAACTAGGCAATTATGAAAGTATTAAACATTTCTCTTTATGCAAGTAACTGTATTATGTtacgtgtacactaaaatcattTACTAAAGTCAGTtaccagtataaaatacatgttgaaattcaaatatacattgaaaataaattaaaccacgcatatatttatacacaaatatattggtGACTGATTTTGGTGTATAAATAGCATTTATTATTACAAGGGATTAAAAGTGAGGAGGGAAGAGAAGGTTGGGGGACAAATGTGGACCCTTGAtatgttgaatttggttttgaaGGTTGATCAGGCAAACACATGCACGTTCTCATACAAAACATGCATTCAATGCGCTTGCTCATAATTCTACCGTTACATATACGTTAAAACCTTACCCTCTAAAGTTTCATACAAACCCCCCAATTGTTGGATCCGAGGCATACTAGTAtgtcttctctttctcttcttgtGCTTCTCTTGTTCACAGTTTCTTCCCATGCATGCACCGCCCGTCCTCTTACTATAAAACCCTCTGCAAACTGCCACTTTCATCAGGTTCGTCTCCAATAATAAAAGTTTGTGTGTTAATTGAAGGACCTCGCTGAAATTTAATGAATGATTAATTAAGTAAACACAATAATATACATTTGTAATTTGTTCATCACCTTTTGAAATAAGTGCAGGAAGTAGAGAAAGACAAAGACAAGGTAAAGTTGTTGGAGACGATAACTACTACTTCATCAAATTTAAAGGGAAAACAAGTTGTTTATGATAGTTGTAGCAGTACATCATCAACTTGGAAACAAATGGTCGTCGTTGATGGTCCATCAGGTGCTGATGCTTTTTTCCTACAATAATCCCTCCCCTCCAAACTTGCACATACATGAATACCATACACATATTTTCTTTTATCATcaattattattgtttaaatATATCACTTGATTATGTACCTAATAAGAACACTCGTTGAGTAGAGGCTTTTCATATTTACACTGATAATATACTGAAGAAATATATTAAAATGAGACTACCCCGGTTCATTAAGTTCTTGAGAATAGTGCACTACTCCAATATATAACTTTGTTCTCTATACAATAACTTTCTTTCTTGAGATGATAATAATAACAGTGATGGTGGTTGGTATGCAGGGGCATCTTTTCAAAAGGATTCGCCATCATCTCTTGCAATAAAGGTATGAATATTGCACAAAAAATTCTCTTTTCAGATAATTTCTATTTTGATAGAGTTATTTGCCCCTTTACAATTTCGGAGGTCATAGCTTCACTAGCTAGCTAGAGTTAGAACAtctttaaaataaagataaacaaGTCAAATATTTTGGTGATCGTCTAATTATTTGTTTTCTAGTGATTATTTATatgaagatatttttatataaagataatAATTAAGATATGAATAAGTAttatgttaaataatttaataaaatatattaaaaaattattatatttatatgaaGAACAATGCTATGtgattaataaatattattattttttacacataaaaagtaaatagtttgtatctatatttattagaatttGTACGTATAAATTAATActgtttgtatatatatatttttgagaAGTGCTAGGGGCAGTAGAATTTGTGATGTGGAGTCATCAAtaattttaatggtgtgagatgaCATCTAATAGtgtagaattatttatttttcttttaatggtTAAGTACttgtcaaattaaaataaaaatgttgatccctagactttttctatattttttatagtttatatacataaattagtaaaatttatttgcTAAAGATAAATTTGTATTTGTGCTAGTCGAATATTTgccaaaaatactaaaactcGTTGGTACTCAAGAATTTCTCTTATatgaaatataaatataaaatgtaaAAGAGGAGTATGCATGCATGAGATGAGTACTTGGCCATACACGCATATGGGGAAATTAGATTAAATGAAATGGTGTATATGGTAGGATGATACATGTTTATATATGCAGGAGAGAAGAGAAGTGAAAGAAAGTGATGAGATATATGGTTGTGTTTTGTGTAGGAGGAGAGGAGGCATGAACAGACACGCTCAATGCTGGGACCTGCAAGCCACCATTCTCAGGAGACAGAGGAGGAAGAAGCCATTGTTGAGATGGATTACGCCCAACCCCATAGCAAACCACCCATTCATAATGACAAGCCTTGACACTTGATCCTACTCCATTATTACAATTACAAATAATGTCTTACTTCAATTACAAACAATGCTTGTGGTTGAGCTCATTCCTTATATTCTATGTATTACTATTATTACTAGAGGTCCATATATATATGTTCTTTCCTATTCTATGATCTCATCAACAAGAAACACTGTCAAAGAAAGATGGGCCCTCTGTCTCTGTGTGTGTCATACAGAATTGTCGATTGTGTTGACAGCTAAACAAGATGGTTTATGTGCTTCCCGATCATTGAAAATCTTAATTTGTTGATGTTCCATGTAAAAGAAAGACCACATCGTT
This sequence is a window from Arachis stenosperma cultivar V10309 chromosome 10, arast.V10309.gnm1.PFL2, whole genome shotgun sequence. Protein-coding genes within it:
- the LOC130954407 gene encoding uncharacterized protein LOC130954407 isoform X2, yielding MSSLSLLVLLLFTVSSHACTARPLTIKPSANCHFHQEVEKDKDKVKLLETITTTSSNLKGKQVVYDSCSSTSSTWKQMVVVDGPSGASFQKDSPSSLAIKEERRHEQTRSMLGPASHHSQETEEEEAIVEMDYAQPHSKPPIHNDKP
- the LOC130954407 gene encoding uncharacterized protein LOC130954407 isoform X1, giving the protein MSSLSLLVLLLFTVSSHACTARPLTIKPSANCHFHQEVEKDKDKVKLLETITTTSSNLKGKQVVYDSCSSTSSTWKQMVVVDGPSGASFQKDSPSSLAIKERREVKESDEIYGCVLCRRRGGMNRHAQCWDLQATILRRQRRKKPLLRWITPNPIANHPFIMTSLDT